The Proteus terrae subsp. cibarius genome contains the following window.
GTTGAGCAAGTTAGCATTTCTATGGGCGAAATACTCACATCCGTAAAACATGTTGAAGATTCAATGACAGAAATTTTATCTGCGTCAGAAGAACAAACTCGAGGTATCACTCAAGTTTCTCTTGCAGTCACTGAAATGGATAAAGCAACACAGCAAAATGCGACGATGGTTGAACAATCTTCTGCTGTTGCCAGCTTATTGACCGAAGAAGCAGGTAATCTTGAACAAATTGTTGAGCAATTTAAAACGGCTGAAAGTGAACAGTTCAATAAAAAGACACAACATAAAGTAATAGAAAAACAGTTCTCATCTGAAAAATCACAGCATACAAAAGATGAGAACATGAAAAATATCGCTAAAGATGACGTGAAAGAGAGAAAATCAGCAAAAGGAACAGCAACTGTAAATGACGGTGAAGATGATGATTGGACAAGCTTTTAACTCATTGAGTTGATCATGATAAAAGCGTGATTTAGATAAACACAAAGACACCTATTTTTAGTAGGTGTCTTTTTCTTTTACTTCTTAAATAATAACAAATTAATGAAATACATTGATTGCACTAACTAAGTAATTAGTTTGTACTTTCATTTCACCTGAAATCATTGAGGCTTTAGAAACATAATTCGCATTTTCATGCGTAATCGATTCCAATTTTTCAACAGCGCGACCAAGCTCTTTTAAACCTGCACTCTGTTCTGATGATGCAAGACTAATTTCACCAATTAAATCAGTCACATTTTTAACATGCACGACAATATCTTCCATAGTTCCGACTGTTTCATTGACTTGCTTTGAGCCGACTTTGATATTGCTACTTGAAGCACTGATCAATGTTTTGATCTCTTTCGCTGCCTCTGCGCTGCGCTGCGCTAGCTCCCTTACTTCTGTTGCAACCACTGAGAAACCTCGACCTTGTTCGCCTGCTCTGGCCGCTTCTACGGATGCATTAAGTGCAAGGATATTAGTTTGAAAGGCAATGCTATCAATAACACCAATGATATTACTAATACGATCAGAACTCTTCGCAATATCATTCATTGTATTAACGATATTATCCATTGCATTACCTCCTTTTATCGCTGCCTCACAAGTGACATTAGAAAGGTTGTTTGCTTGCCCTGCCGTTTCACTATTGCTGCTTACCGCTGTCGTTAATTCATTCATCGTTGAGGCCGTTGCTTCAACATTGCTGGCAGTTTGCTCTGTTCTTACATACAGATCACGATTACCTGCAGCTAATTGATCACAAGAGATGTCTACTTGATGTATTTGATGACTCACATCACTGACTAACCAACGGAACATACGCCCTAGTTGATTAACTGAACGCTGTGTCATACCCACTTCATCAATGCGATTTATATATGTAACGTTATGTTCATCGCCAGTTGCAACTCGATTCGCTTGCTCATTCAGGAGTCTAATTGGCTTAACAATCTGAAAATAGAGAATACGTTCATTTGCCATCAGTAATACCAGCAAAATCGCCATATGCATAAAAAGAGCATAGCCAGATAAACCAGCAAACCATGCACTCAACAACATAAAAGGTAGAGGTAAGAGGATAAAAAGGCGGAGTCGTTTTTTTAATGAAATTGTCTGATTCCATGAGCGCCAACGCTGCCATCCTTTATACACAAAAGCGCCTTTTAAAAACATGTGTGAAGGATACTTACCTTGATTAAACGCAGCGTAAAGCGCTGAGGCTTGTGCTATTTCCTCTTTTCTTGCAGAAGTCCTTACCGACATAAAACTTTGAATTTTACCCTGACGTATAATAGGGGTGATATTCGCTCTTACCCAATAGTAATCCCCATTTTTACGCCGATTCTTCACGATCCCAGTCCAAACCTCTCCTTGTTTTAACGTTTTCCACATATCCTTAAAAACTGCTGAAGGGATATCTGGATGTCGGACAATATTGTGGGGTTGTCCCACTAGTTCTTCCACTGAAAACCCACTGGCTTCGACAAAGTCCTCGTTAGCATAAATAATATTGCCATCAAGATCTGTCGTCGACATCAGTGTTGCGTTTTCAGATACCGGGTATTCTCGCTGTGTCACCGGTTGATTGTTACGCATTAGTTACTCTCCTCGACATTGAAATTAAAACATCTCAACAAAAAAAGACTGCCTAAATAACTATCGTTTCGGCCGTTAGGAGAATAACTTTAGTAATAAGTGTAAATACCTATGTTTAAATATTAATTTTTTGAATCAGTTCAAATTTTTTAATTATCTAAGCTATTAATTAATGCCTGCGAACTTAGCACTAATGTCTTTGCACACTCATCACGTTTCTTTAATAACGCCATAAAAATGAGGTCAGTGATCGTGTTTTGTGCTGTGCGTGAAGAGATTGAAGCGCTTCGCCACTCACCTTCATCCGCAATTGTTTCTAATATATAATCAGAAATTCTTCCTAATGGAGAGTGTTTTTCTCCTGTAATGGCAATGATTTTTGCTCCCTGTTTTTTAGCTACAGAGGCTGCGACTAACATATCTTTTCTTTTGCCACTATAAGAAATAACTATCTGTAAATCCTTTGAGCTTAACATTTGGGCAACAGATATCTGAACATGATGATCTGTTTCAATCAGCGTGGTTATTCCTATTTTTTGTAATTTATAGCTTAAATCTCTTGCGACTAATCCTGAGCCACCAATACCAATAATCTGAACTCGCTGAGCTTCATCAATCAGCTGGATCACCTTTTCAAAATGAAGGTAATTAATTTGGCGAGTTGTATCGCAAATTGAATTATTTTTCTCTTGAGCGAGTTTTTGTGCGATAACCTCTAAACTATCTTCCGAGCCTATTTGATTATGTAATAGGCTAGGGTTTGCCCCTGAATTCGCGTTTTTTCGACCTAGCTCTTCACTAATGGCGAGTTTCAAAGAAGGAAAACCTTTAAATCCTATTTTTTGACTAAATTTAACAATAGCAGATTGACTCACACCCATTGTTTCAGCAAGTTGCTGTGACGATAAAGTGATTGTTTTCTCTGGATTATCTAAAATGTAGTCTGCTATTTTTCGCTGATTCGTAGCCATACCCGGCTTTATCCAGGCAATTTTCGTTAATGTCGGCATAATGACAATATCCACTTCGAGTACTATATAGTTATATATGGAGTAATTCTTGGTACAGTATTTAATACCTATAACAATTAATTTTTTAGAAAAAAATCAATTAAAAAGAGATAATGAACAACAATAAAGTATAGAAAAAATCACCTTATTATTGGAATACTTGTTTTTATAATAGTTTTATAATTATCTTTTCAATCAGAACGATATTCATCAGTCCCTACATTTATAATACTTAATTTACTCCCCTCTCTATTTTAAATAATAATTTATTCTTTTAGGTCAATAGAACGATATAAACTTAATCTATTTACTCTTAATAAATTGTTATTTTCAAACACTTCCATTCATTTAATAACAATTCAAAAACATAAACGTAATAAAAATCACTTTAATAGAAACAGTAAAAAGAATAAATAATTCCTATATAAAATAGTTATTTTCCATTTTAATGGTGTAAATAATGAGAAATAAAAAAATCAAATAGTTGAATAATGAGAACTATATAACGACTAAAAAATCAGTCATCACTTTATACAAGAGAGTACTTTAACATGAATGATTGTGTCAGTGGGCGATCGTAGATCTCTCTTTTTATAGAGGAATACTCTTTTTTTGATACACATCAAGAGAGATCATTTCAACCAATCTTAAAAAAACATCATTTAAATCAAAAAAGTTTGATTACCACTTGATTTATAACTATTTTCTGAAATTACTCTATCCAAATCAAAGGGACGCAGAGCGCCGTTAATAATCCCATTGAAATATTGAAAACAAACCAAGAGCGTCTGCTTTGTAAAAATAGGCTAATTAATGTTCCGCCTAATATCCAAACAATACCAGCAACAAAATTAACAATAACCATAACAATGCTAATAGCAATGACTGAGCTAAAATAAGCATCGCCTGATAGACTAAAGCTCCCTACTGCACCTAATCCCATCATCCACGCTTTTGGATTTAGAAATTGCAACAATCCGCCCTGAAACCAACTTACTGCTTGTGGTGTTTTTGCTGGAATATCTAAACGCTGATAAGATGATGTCGCTGTTTTCCAAGCAAGCCAAAGTAAATACGCACTCCCGATTATCTTCAACCCGATATGCAGTGCAGGATAAATTATCAATAATGCGGCAACACCAAATGCAGAGCTTAATAAAACGCATTGCATACCCAGCATAATGCCGGCCATTAGCTTTAACGAGCCCTTAAAGCCCACATTTGCCCCAGATGAAGTAAGCAGTAAATTGTTTGGTCCAGGTGTTATCGCTGCAATAAACAGGAAAATAGTTAAAGAAAAAACAAGGCTAAGTGTCATTGAGTATGCTCAAAGATGTGACAGACGTTTTATTTTCACCGAAAATAGCAGTATGTTATTTAGCAAACAAGTGTTAATTCATTTTGATAGACGGAAAATATGTCTCAATACTTTAATCCAATACGTTGGGCTAAAAATCCACATTTACAAACGCTCTTACCAAGAATTGTACGTAGGACGCCACAACTTACGCCACATTGGCAACGGCTCAATCTTCCAGACAATGATTTTGTCGATTTAGCGTGGAGTGAAGATCCGGCAACGGCACTCGATAAACCGCGCTTAGTCATCTTTCATGGCTTAGAAGGTGGGTTTAGTAGCCCTTATGCTCATGGCATGTTAGCCGCCGCAAAAGAGAGAGGCTGGCTAAGCGTTGTGATGCATTTTAGAGGATGCAGTGGTGAACCCAATAGACAAAATCGCATTTACCACTCAGGTGAAACAGAAGATGCTCGCTACTTCTTAAATTGGTTGAAAAAGGAATTTGGCGAACAACCAACAGCCGCCGTTGGCTATTCACTTGGTGGAAATATGCTTGCCTATTATCTTGCTGAAAGTGGTGAAAATGCGGTTGTAGATGCAGCTGTTATTGTCTCTGCGCCATTAATGCTTGAACCATGTTCAACAAAAATTGAACATGGTTTTTCTCGTTTTTACCAATGGTATCTGTTAAAAGAACTTAAAAATAACGCAACCCGAAAACTTATTCGCTATCCAGAATCCTTACCGATTAGCTTATTGACGATAAAATCCATCAAAAAACTACGCCAGTTTGACGATCTTATTACGTCTAAAATTCACGGGTTTAAAGATGCATTAGATTATTATCGCCAATGCAGTGCGTTGCCTTTATTAAATAAAATAAAGAAAACGACACTTATCATTCATGCTAAAGACGATCCATTTATGTCTGCGGATGTTATTCCTGATGTCAAAACGCTACCCAATAACATTGAATACCAACTTACAGAGTTTGGTGGGCATGTGGGATTTGTTGGTGGGAAGCTATCAAAACCGGTGATGTGGCTAGAAAGGCGTATTCCTGATTGGTTGGCTACCTATTTGGAGAAAGCAAAATGATAATACCTTGGAGCGAGCTTTCAACTGAAACTCTAGACAATCTCATTGAAAGTTTCGTTTTACGAGAAGGTACTGATTATGGTATCCAAGAGAAAACGCTTGAGCAAAAAGTCGCCGACGTAAAAAAACAACTTAAATCCGGTGAGGCCGTGTTGGTTTGGTCTGAACTTCATGAGAGCGTCAATATTATGCCTGCATCGCAATTTCGCTCTGATTAGTTATTCAAAGTTAGCGATGTATCGCCATCAATAAGGGCCAACCTTATTTAGCAAAAGGATAACCTATGTCAATTAAGCATCCTATCATCGCAGTAACTGGTTCAAGTGGTGCAGGAACCACCACAACAAGCCAAGCTTTTCGTAAAATATTCCAACAGTTCAATGCAAATGCTGCATTGATTGATGGAGATAGTTTTCATCGCTATACCCGTCCTGAAATGGATATGGCGATAAGAAAAGCCAGAGAACAAGGTAGACATATCAGTTATTTTGGCCCTGAAGCAAATGATTTTAGCTTACTGAGTAAGACCTTAAGTCAATATAGCGATACAGGACAAGGACAATCTCGCAAATATCTACACTCTTATGATGAAGCAACCCCTTACAACCAATTACCGGGAACATTTACCCCTTGGGAGCCATTAGCTAGTAATACTGATATTCTCTTTTATGAAGGATTGCACGGTGGCGTTGTTACCAACGAACATGATGTAGCTCAACATGTTGATTTATTGGTCGGTGTTGTTCCTATCGTCAACCTAGAGTGGATACAAAAGCTTATCCGAGACACGACAGAAAGGGGACACTCACAAGAAGCGGTAAGAGATTCAGTTGTACGCTCTATGGACGATTATATTAGCTACATTATTCCTCAATTCTCACGCACCCACATTAACTTCCAACGCGTTCCGACCGTTGATACTTCAAACCCTTTTTCTGCCAAAGCAATCCCCACTCTTGATGAAAGTTTTATTGTTATTCGTTTTCGTGGCTTAACTGATATTGATTTTCCCTATTTACTTGCGATGTTACATGGCTCGTTTATGTCAACAATAAACACTATTGTTGTACCGGGCGGGAAATTAGGATTAGCGATGGAATTAATTATGGCACCATTAGTCAAAAAATTATTAAATGGCGAAAAGATAAGTTAACCAAAATAAAATTTGTCTCTATAAAAATAATATCCCTTAATTAATGGGATATTATTTTTCAAATTAAACTTTATTTTAAAATATCAAAATTAGTCAACATCTTTTATTTCAAATGAATGCGTAATATTGGCTGCTTTTCCTAACATTAAAGAAACAGAACAATATTTTTCTGCGGATAATTGAACTGCTCGTTCTACGATTTTATCCGTTAATTCTTTACCTGAAACAATAAAATGTAAATTGATATCAGTAAATAAACGAGGGGCTTCTTCGCGTCGCTCTGATGTTAATTTCACTTCACAATCAGTCACTTGGTGACGACCTTTACGTAAAATGCTTACGACATCAATAGCGCTACATCCACCCGCAGCAATTAATACCATTTCCATTGGGCTTGGGGCTTTATCACCCGAATTCCCATCCATCATAATCTGATGGCCTGATGAAGATTCGCCGACAAAAGATAAATCTTCAACCCACTTAACTCGCGCTTCCATTTATTTTCCCCCTAAAGATGACAGAAACTAAAAGAGTACATTCTCATAATTCAACTAGCAATTAGCAAATAGGTTTATTATGCTGACTGCGTAAAACGAGACTTAATGCACTAATTGTGTTAAAAACAATATCTGCTTGATGATAGTGGTTAAGATCAATGCATTATTTTCTCATTTATTATAATCTACTCCATATTAACTGACCGTGTTCTCAGGAAGTTAATAGGTAAAGATAGGATTTTTAAGCACGCTGTCTCAAAAGGGAACCTATCCGTTTTGAAAGGCTGCATTTAACGTACAGAGGATAACGCGAATGGTTCTCGGCAAGCCGCAAACAGACCCGACTCTTGAATGGTTTTTGTCACACTGCCATATTCACAAATATCCATCCAAGAGCACGCTGATCCACCAAGGTGAGAAAGCGGAAACACTTTATTATATTGTTAAAGGTTCCGTGGCTGTTCTTATTAAAGATGAAGAAGGAAAAGAAATGATCCTCTCCTACCTAAACCAGGGGGATTTCATCGGTGAACTTGGATTATTTGAAGAAGATCAAGAACGTAGTGCATGGGTTCGAGCAAAAACAGCCTGTGAAGTAGCAGAAATTTCCTATAAAAAATTCCGCCAATTAATTCAGGTTAACCCTGATATTCTGATGCGCCTTTCTGCTCAAATGGCGAACAGATTACAAACAACATCAGAAAAAGTAGGTAACCTTGCTTTCCTTGATGTAACAGGCCGTATTGCACAAACCTTATTAAACTTAGCAAAACAACCCGATGCAATGACACATCCTGATGGCATGCAAATTAAAATTACACGTCAGGAAATTGGTCAAATCGTTGGTTGTTCACGCGAAACTGTAGGCCGTATTCTGAAAATGCTGGAAGATCAAAACTTGATCTCCGCACACGGTAAAACTATCGTCGTTTACGGGACTCGCTAAGTTTTCCCGCTCGAAACAAACAATAGCCCATAACAGGGCTATTGATATACTTTTTGTGAAAACCCCATCCTCGCTGATGGGGTTTTCAGTTGATACTATCCTTTTACAAATTCTGCAATAGCCGCTTTCAATGCCACCATTCCTTCTTGCAGTTCTTCTTGAGTAATAATTAACGACGGTGTAAAACGCATCACATCAGCCCCTGCATTTAACATCATTAAGCCATGTTTAGTAGCAAGACCGAGTAATTCTTTGGCTTTACCTTCATATTGTGGCGCTAATTGCGCTCCTATCAACAAACCTTGTCCACGGATTTGCGAAAAGACATGGTACGTTTGATTGATTGCCGCCAGTTCATCCACAATCCATTGATAGCGCTTTTCTACCCCCTCAAGTACCTCAGGTGTATTAATTAAATCAAATGCGACATTGCCCACTGCACAAGCTAATGGATTGCCACCATAGGTTGTACCATGCGTTCCAACCCCCATTGCGGAAGCTATCTCATATGTTGTTAACATCGCACTAAGTGGAAAACCGCTTCCCAGCGCTTTTGCGGTTGTAATAATGTCTGGTGTCACATCATAGTTCATATAGGCAAACAGTTTACCTGTACGCCCCATACCTGTTTGTACTTCATCAAGAACAAGTAGAGCTTGATGCTTATCACACAGCTCACGTAGCCCTCTCATAAACTCAGGTGTTGCCGCTGTTACGCCACCTTCACCTTGAACTGGCTCTAAAATAACGGCACAAGTGTGGTCATCCATAACCGCTTTAACAGCATCTAAATCATTAAACGGTACATGTACGATATCGGCAGGCTTAGGACCAAAACCATCCGCATATTTAGGTTGTCCACCAACCGATACTGTAAACAGCGTTCTGCCATGAAATGCATTGTGAAAGGCAATAATTTTAGTTTTATAAGGGCTATGACGAGTAATGGCATAATGGCGAGCCAATTTAAATGCGGCTTCATTTGCTTCTGCGCCCGAATTGGCAAAAAAGACACGTTCTGCAAATGTGTTATCTATTAATTTTTGTGCTAAACGTAATGCAGGTTCATTCGTAAAAATATTACTGACGTGCCAAAGTTGCTCACTTTGTTCTTTCAAGGCTTGATTTAGAGCTGGATGAGCATGCCCTAGTGCTAAAACCGCAATACCACCAGCAAAATCGATATACGATTTTCCTTGCTGATCCCAAACACGGCTACCCATCCCTTTGACAGGAATAAATTCTGCGGGTGAATAAATTGGCAACATTACTTGATCGTATGTTGCCCTATTGATGCTTTGATTTGTCATTACCCCACCTGATCGTTATCCATATTCAATATGAAAATATAATCACCAAATATGAATAAAAAATCAAATGTGGTTTTGTATAAAAAGACGTTATTTCGCTATTTAAATGCTATCCATTTAATATTTAAGGAAATTATTTAATAGCTCATGTCCTTGTTCACTTAAAATACTTTCCGGGTGAAATTGAACCCCTTCAATTGGCAGTGTACGATGGCGAATTCCCATAATTTCATCAACATTTCCATCATGTTGGCTCCATGCCGTCACTTCAAAAGGTACTGGTAATGTTGTCGCGTCAATCACCAAAGAGTGGTAACGCGTCACACTTAAAGGTCTATTAAGTCCCTTAAAAACACCTTGTTGATTATGATGTATTAATGAATTTTTACCATGCATCACTTCTCGTGCTCTGATAACCGATGCACCGAAAGCTTGCCCTATCGCTTGATGTCCAAGACAAACCCCAAGAATAGGAATTTCACCGGCAAACCGCTGTATAGCCTCAAGAGAGATCCCTGCTTCATCAGGAGTACAAGGTCCTGGCGAGATAACAAGATGTGCTGGCATCATCTTTTCTATCTCTTTAAGTCCGATCTCATCGTTACGCTTAACAACAACCTCAGCACCCAATTCACAGAAATACTGATAGAGGTTGTAGGTAAACGAGTCGTAATTATCAATAAGTAACAGCATATTAGCCTATCCGACTGATTTTCTTATCATTATCTATTTTATTACTATTTTAAAGCGAGTGTAGATTTGCCAAAATAGTTCGTTGTTTAACCGACTTGGGTACAACAAAGCCGATTATCATAGCACAGGTATAAAATATGAATAGTAAGCAAGAAAACCTGCTGATTTATTGCGCAATAACAAGAATGACGGTAATTGATGATGAATAGAGTGATTAATAGCGTAGTGAATACTTATTGCAGGAGATCACACGAAAAAAGGAAGGATAAAAAATATTTTTTTCGTACTAAAAAACCCGGAATGAAAACACTCATTCCGGTTTATATGCATTTTATCTTATTAGAATAAGTAGATATCCTATCCTAATAATGCGTTTATTGTTTTACGACTTCCGCAGATAAAATAGTAACCGTTTTTACTGGCACATTTTGGTAAGGCCCTATGTTACGAGTTGGAGTTTGTGAAATTTTATCGACTACATCCATTCCTTTCACAACTTTCCCAAATACGGCATAGCCAAAATCACGTTGGCCGTGATCTAAAAATGCATTGTCAGCCACATTAATAAAGAACTGGCTGGTTGCGCTGTCTTTATCTGACGTGCGCGCCATGGCAATAGAACCTTTTACATTGCGCAATCCATTATCGGCTTCATTTTTAATTGGCGCTCTGGTTTGTTTTTGCTGTAAATCAGCAGTAAAACCACCGCCTTGAACCATAAAACCAGGAATAACACGATGAAAAGTGGTGCCGTTATAGTACCCATCTTCGACATACTGAATAAAATTTTTCGTTGTAATGGGGGCTTTTTTATTATCCAGTGATATTTCAATATTGCCTTCAGAGGTGACTAATTTAACGAAGGTTTCTCCCGTTGCCATTGCAAAAGTCGCTGTTGTTAAAGTGCAAGCGGTAACGAAGGTGACAAGAAAACGTTTTAACATGCAGGGATCCTTTACTTTAATAGTCTACAACTTACTTAATATGCAGCGATTCTAATTCGCTGAGGTAAATAGTGCCAATCATTTACCTTTATTTACGCTCAATAAGTCTAATTACGTTATAACAGGGTAAATTTTAATTTTTAAGCACTGTTATAAGTCATTAAATTGCGCCAAAATAGAGCAAATAAATATTTTAGATATTCATTTTCATGCAAAATTGAAATAAGTATGCATGAAAAGCCGCATTATTTCAGAGAGGTTTATACCATAATGGCCCAATTTAACTACCAAAAAGCACATTTCATTATCAGTGCGCCTGATATCCGCCATTTACCACTAGATACAGGAATTGAAATTGCCTTTGCGGGTCGCTCTAATGCCGGTAAATCCAGTGCTTTAAATGCGTTAACCCAACAAAATGGATTAGCCAGAACCAGTAAAACGCCAGGCCGTACTCAATTAATCAACCTTTTCCAAATTGAAGAAGGTTTACGCTTAGTCGATTTACCCGGCTACGGCTATGCTCAAGTTCCTGAAGAAATGAAACGTAAATGGCAACGCTCTTTAGGTGAATACTTACAAAAAAGAGAATGCCTAAAAGGTGTCGTTATTTTAATGGATATTCGTCATCCATTAAAAGATCTCGATATGCAAATGATTGACTGGGCTGTAGGCTCAGAGCTTCCTACTCTCGTTTTACTGACTAAAGCAGATAAACTCGCATCAGGTGCGCGTAAAAAGCAGTTAATGAGCGTACGTGAAGAGCTGGCAAATAAAGTGGGCGATATCCGCGTAGAATATTTTTCATCATTGAAAAAAATCGGTATTGATAAGCTACGTAACACACTTAATGAATGGTTTTCAGGTTCAGAAGAACAACCTACAAATGATGACAACGCTTAATTATCTTCTTTTTTCTCAACGATAGCGTTCTGTTCTTCTATTGATAAAAGGGAAATCACTTTCCCTTTCACTTCTCGCACAAACCACCCCAGTGAATTTTAGGCAAAAAAATGCCCCAGTCGAAATAAAGTCGACTGGGGCAGCTAATATTCAGCTAAATCCGATTACGTGAAGTAAAAGGTCTGAAAGATAGAACATCTTACCTCTGTACCCTACGAGAGATAATGTACTCTATTTTATTGGTTAATAAAAGCCCTTTTGTAATTTTTTTTCACATGCAGACACGATTCAGCTATGTATTTATGTATTCAAACCATAAATAAATGTAGTTTAATTACATAATTATGAGACTTTAATCACTTACGTGAATATGATTAAAAATAGAACAAATCACACAAAAGGTGCGGTTTATCCTTAATGATTTTGTGATACGCTTATCGCGAGACCGTAGTAAATATGTAATTAGCGATAAAATGAGGTATCCATGGCTGTATTAACGCTCCTGCGTTTTCCAGATGAGCGTCTGCGCAGAGTCGCAGTACCAGTGGAAAAAGTAGATGACGAAATACGCACATTAATCGATGACATGATTGAAACCATGTATGCAGAACGAGGTATTGGCTTAGCGGCACCTCAGGTTAATGTATCTAAACGCATTGTTGTAATTGATGTTTCTGAAAACCGAGATCAACCGATTGCACTTATCAATCCTGAAATTATCAGCACTGAAGATGAAGTGATGGATATGATGGATGGGTGTCTATCTATTCCAGATTCTTTTGCCCCAACAGAGCGTTACCGCTTCTTAAAGGTCAAGGCATTAGATAGAAATGGTGATGAAATTGAACTTGAAGCCTCTGATTTGTTTGCAGGCTGTATTCAACATGAGTTAGACCATCTTGATGGCAAACTCTTTATTGACCATTTATCTCCGTTAAAACGTCAACGTATTGAGAAAAAACAGAAGAAATTGAGCAAACTGATCGACTCACAAGTTGCTTAATTATTCACTTATCTCTTTTTCACATTTTGATAAGTTTTGACATAAAAAAGCTCGGTAATTAACCGAGCTTTTCTTTTTTTCTATCCTAATACAGATAAATTCTCGCTGTTTTTCTCTCCATCCCTTATACAATAGATTTAAAATCTCACCAGTAAATCACTTGAGGAAAAAATGGAAAACAGTCGATTTAAGGATTTATGTGAACAACTCAAAGCCGCCGGTGCAACAAACCCAAAATCATGGGCAAATAGTGAATTACAAGAAAACATCCCACAATTTGCACGCTTTCTTGTGTTAAAAGGGTTCACCGATATCTATCGTGATGTTGAAGGAAATCTCAGTGAAATGGATATTTACTCTGATGAAGCACCCGAAGTATATCAAAAGCTAGCTTCCCAATTTGATGAGCAAGAACTGAAGGAATTACTGCATTTCTATGGTAAATCAATCATTGGAAAAGTAATTGATATGCTTGATCAAAGCTATCTTTATGACGTGAATGGTAACGTGGGTTGGTCTTTGATGGAACTCGAT
Protein-coding sequences here:
- the crp gene encoding cAMP-activated global transcriptional regulator CRP encodes the protein MVLGKPQTDPTLEWFLSHCHIHKYPSKSTLIHQGEKAETLYYIVKGSVAVLIKDEEGKEMILSYLNQGDFIGELGLFEEDQERSAWVRAKTACEVAEISYKKFRQLIQVNPDILMRLSAQMANRLQTTSEKVGNLAFLDVTGRIAQTLLNLAKQPDAMTHPDGMQIKITRQEIGQIVGCSRETVGRILKMLEDQNLISAHGKTIVVYGTR
- a CDS encoding hydrolase, which produces MSQYFNPIRWAKNPHLQTLLPRIVRRTPQLTPHWQRLNLPDNDFVDLAWSEDPATALDKPRLVIFHGLEGGFSSPYAHGMLAAAKERGWLSVVMHFRGCSGEPNRQNRIYHSGETEDARYFLNWLKKEFGEQPTAAVGYSLGGNMLAYYLAESGENAVVDAAVIVSAPLMLEPCSTKIEHGFSRFYQWYLLKELKNNATRKLIRYPESLPISLLTIKSIKKLRQFDDLITSKIHGFKDALDYYRQCSALPLLNKIKKTTLIIHAKDDPFMSADVIPDVKTLPNNIEYQLTEFGGHVGFVGGKLSKPVMWLERRIPDWLATYLEKAK
- a CDS encoding OsmC family protein, whose amino-acid sequence is MEARVKWVEDLSFVGESSSGHQIMMDGNSGDKAPSPMEMVLIAAGGCSAIDVVSILRKGRHQVTDCEVKLTSERREEAPRLFTDINLHFIVSGKELTDKIVERAVQLSAEKYCSVSLMLGKAANITHSFEIKDVD
- a CDS encoding YheU family protein; this translates as MIIPWSELSTETLDNLIESFVLREGTDYGIQEKTLEQKVADVKKQLKSGEAVLVWSELHESVNIMPASQFRSD
- a CDS encoding methyl-accepting chemotaxis protein, whose product is MRNNQPVTQREYPVSENATLMSTTDLDGNIIYANEDFVEASGFSVEELVGQPHNIVRHPDIPSAVFKDMWKTLKQGEVWTGIVKNRRKNGDYYWVRANITPIIRQGKIQSFMSVRTSARKEEIAQASALYAAFNQGKYPSHMFLKGAFVYKGWQRWRSWNQTISLKKRLRLFILLPLPFMLLSAWFAGLSGYALFMHMAILLVLLMANERILYFQIVKPIRLLNEQANRVATGDEHNVTYINRIDEVGMTQRSVNQLGRMFRWLVSDVSHQIHQVDISCDQLAAGNRDLYVRTEQTASNVEATASTMNELTTAVSSNSETAGQANNLSNVTCEAAIKGGNAMDNIVNTMNDIAKSSDRISNIIGVIDSIAFQTNILALNASVEAARAGEQGRGFSVVATEVRELAQRSAEAAKEIKTLISASSSNIKVGSKQVNETVGTMEDIVVHVKNVTDLIGEISLASSEQSAGLKELGRAVEKLESITHENANYVSKASMISGEMKVQTNYLVSAINVFH
- a CDS encoding phosphoribulokinase → MSIKHPIIAVTGSSGAGTTTTSQAFRKIFQQFNANAALIDGDSFHRYTRPEMDMAIRKAREQGRHISYFGPEANDFSLLSKTLSQYSDTGQGQSRKYLHSYDEATPYNQLPGTFTPWEPLASNTDILFYEGLHGGVVTNEHDVAQHVDLLVGVVPIVNLEWIQKLIRDTTERGHSQEAVRDSVVRSMDDYISYIIPQFSRTHINFQRVPTVDTSNPFSAKAIPTLDESFIVIRFRGLTDIDFPYLLAMLHGSFMSTINTIVVPGGKLGLAMELIMAPLVKKLLNGEKIS
- a CDS encoding LysE family translocator, giving the protein MTLSLVFSLTIFLFIAAITPGPNNLLLTSSGANVGFKGSLKLMAGIMLGMQCVLLSSAFGVAALLIIYPALHIGLKIIGSAYLLWLAWKTATSSYQRLDIPAKTPQAVSWFQGGLLQFLNPKAWMMGLGAVGSFSLSGDAYFSSVIAISIVMVIVNFVAGIVWILGGTLISLFLQSRRSWFVFNISMGLLTALCVPLIWIE
- a CDS encoding SIS domain-containing protein, encoding MPTLTKIAWIKPGMATNQRKIADYILDNPEKTITLSSQQLAETMGVSQSAIVKFSQKIGFKGFPSLKLAISEELGRKNANSGANPSLLHNQIGSEDSLEVIAQKLAQEKNNSICDTTRQINYLHFEKVIQLIDEAQRVQIIGIGGSGLVARDLSYKLQKIGITTLIETDHHVQISVAQMLSSKDLQIVISYSGKRKDMLVAASVAKKQGAKIIAITGEKHSPLGRISDYILETIADEGEWRSASISSRTAQNTITDLIFMALLKKRDECAKTLVLSSQALINSLDN